The Proteus terrae subsp. cibarius genome contains the following window.
ATGGACCATCTACACGGTAAGGGCCATTTTTTCCGTTACCCTCAAAAGGCGGTCGATAGACTTCATCCAGGTATTCAGTGATTTTGACTGGGTGCGAACGGTCGCGCCGGTAGATAATGCATTCCATCCATTCCGGGCATTCTTTCGCGCCATCCAGGGAGACTTTGTTTTCTGAAGTCTTAAACTCCATGCCATCAAACTGGTCGTGTTGATTGATGATGCGAGACCATCCATCGACACCTACCACTGGAATAATTCCAGCTTGCTTATCAGGGAACGCAAAAATCTCTTTGGTGAAAGGGTTCAAGCCGTACTGATCTGCAACCACCAAGAGCGCCATCATCTGCTCATTGGTCGGTGCACTACCGTCACGTTGCTTGAATGCTGTTGCTTTTAGGGTATCGAACAGTTTGTTTGGATCGACACTAAAGCGCTCAGCAAAGCGTTGGATTAGCTTTGGTTTTTCCATTGTGGACTCCGACAATCAAAGTGGGAGTCTGCCCCTGACGGGAAAGTACTCCCGGCTGGGTTAAAGCGTTTTTGCTCGGTTAAAAATCTGGTTCAGGATAAGTTTGTGCCCAATTAGTTTGGGAGCCTGCATCATCCGCCGCTGATGGCTCAGATGCTTTGTTCACATTATCAAGAAGCAGAAACTCGTCCGCGTCCACTTCGGTCAATCGATGCTTAATGCCATCTTTCTCCCATGAGCGCGTGCGCTGAGGCCCTTGAACAAAAAGCTTCGCTCCTTTTTGGATTAAATCTTTTGCCCTGAGCCCTAACTTAAATCCACCACGATCTCGAAAAACGAC
Protein-coding sequences here:
- the bet gene encoding phage recombination protein Bet codes for the protein MEKPKLIQRFAERFSVDPNKLFDTLKATAFKQRDGSAPTNEQMMALLVVADQYGLNPFTKEIFAFPDKQAGIIPVVGVDGWSRIINQHDQFDGMEFKTSENKVSLDGAKECPEWMECIIYRRDRSHPVKITEYLDEVYRPPFEGNGKNGPYRVDGPWQTHTKRMLRHKSMIQCSRIAFGFVGIFDQDEAERIIEGQATHVVEPSLIPPEQVDDRTRGLVYKLIERAEASNAWNSALEYANEHFQGVELTFAKQEIFNAQQQAAKALTQPLGS
- a CDS encoding single-stranded DNA-binding protein yields the protein MKNQVTLIGYVGSEPETRAYPSGDLVTSISLATSEKWRDRQSNELKEHTEWHRVVFRDRGGFKLGLRAKDLIQKGAKLFVQGPQRTRSWEKDGIKHRLTEVDADEFLLLDNVNKASEPSAADDAGSQTNWAQTYPEPDF